The window GCAGCCTACTCCTGGGTTCTGGTTACACTGCTGGCTAGTGGATACTTCACTCACAAGGATGAGAAATGTTTTTCTGCCCTCAGTTCAGGGTTCTGTCCTCGGATTTTCGGCGATCCCATGTGCGGGTATTGTTCGGCTGGTTGGCAATGGTTGCCCTGTCGGCAGCGGGACTGACTGGCTGCACTTCGCCGCCATCGCTCTCGGCCACTGTCGAGCCCGGTGTGGAAATGGGCGACAGCTACGCCCGGGTGCTGGCCGTGGTCAGTCGCAACAACACGGTGACCAGGACGATCGAAGGCCAGGCCTTGCGTGCCGAGGGTTATTCGCCGATGTTCAAGGATTGTCGCAGCAAGTACTTCATCTTCCAGGGCGACAAGGGCCTGCAGCAGGTACGCCTCGAACCGGCGCCGCACCTGTCGGTGCAGCGCGATTGCCGTCGGCCCTGACAGAGCGGGCCCTACAGACTCTGGAAGTGTTCCAGCATCCGCTGCGAGTCCGGCGTCACGCCGCTGAACAGCTCGAATGCCTTGACCGCCTGGAACACCGCCATGGTCCCGCCATCGAGGGTGCGGCAGCCCAGGGCGCGGGCGTTGCGCAGCAGTTCGGTTTCCAGCGGGAAGTAGACGATTTCCGCCACCCACAGTTCGGCCCGCAGCAGTTCCAGAGGGACTGGCATGCCGGGCAGCTTGGCCATGCCCATTGGCGTGGTGTTGACCAGGCCGTCGGCCGTCGCCATGGCCGTCGGCAGGTCGCTGCCAGCCCGTGCCCGGTCGGCGCCGAAGTGCTGGTTGAGGTTGTCCGCCAGGCTGCGGGCCCGCTCGGCGTCCACGTCGAAGATCGTCAGTCGTTTCACGCCTTCGGCGAGCAGGGCGTGGGCCACTGCGGCACCGGCGCCGCCGGCGCCCATCTGCACCACACGCTCCACGGCTACCCCTTGCAGGCCACGCCGGAAACCTTCGGCGAAGCCCAGGCAGTCGGTGTTGTGGCCGACCCGCTTGCCATCCTTGAGCACCACCGTGTTCACCGCACCGATGCCCCGGGCCTCGGGGGACAGCTCATCGAGCAGCGGGATGATCGCCTGCTTGCACGGGAAGGTGATGTTCAGGCCGGTGAACGCCATGCGCTCGGCGGACTGCAGCAGTTCGGGCAGGGCGTTGACGTCCAGTTGCAGCACGTCCAGGTCGATCAGCCGGTACAGGTAGCGCAGCCCCTGGGCATCGCCCTCGCGCTCGTGCATGGCGGGGGTACGCGAGGCCTGGATGCCGGCGCCGATCAGGCCGGCCAATACCGTGATGGAGGTGGCCTGGCTCATGGCTGCGCTCCCTTGAGCGTCTGGCTGAAATAATCGAGCGCCAGGCGGTAGCCGTGGCTGCCGAAACCGCACATCACCGCCTTGGCGATGCCCGAGACGAAGGAGTGATGGCGAAACGGCTCGCGGGCATGGACGTTGGACAGGTGGACTTCGATCACTGGCAGTTCGCTGGCCACCAGCGCGTCGCGGATTGCCACCGAGGTGTGGGTCCAGGCGGCCGGGTTGATGATGATGCCGGCGCAGCGGCCACGGGCCGCGTGGATCCAGTCGAGCAACTCGCCCTCGTGATTGGTCTGGCGGAACTCCACGGTCAGGCCCAGTTCGGCTGCCGTGCGTCCGCACAGCGCGGAAAGGTCCGCCAGGGTTTCATGGCCGTAGGTCGCCGGTTCGCGGGTTCCCAACAGGTTCAGGTTGGGGCCGTTGAGCACCAGCACGATAGGGGGCATGGGCAAGTCTCCATTGTTGTTTTTGGCTTGGACCGCAAGGGAATCGGGTCTGCATGAATAAAATGTACTAACTGGTTAATCCAAGTCAAATGAACAGCAGGGCGGCAGCCGGCGGGTATTCTTTTAGTGTTCGATCAGCGGACATCGACTTGCGATGGAGAGGGCCGCGCTGAGCGCTACTTGATGTTGGATATCAATTGAAAATCATTCTCGACAAGCCGTAATATGGCTGCCCATTTCTTCGTAAGCCATGGAGTCGGTTTGTCGGACGCGGATCTCAAGGGTCTTTTTCTCAAGCACGCCAGTACGCTTCGCAGCTACCTGTCGCGGCGGGTGCGGGACCCTCAATTGGCAGCCGACCTGGTGCAGGAGAGTTTCCTGCGCCTGGCGGAACAGACGCGCAAGGAGCGCATCGACAACTCTCCGGGTTACCTCTACCGCACGGCGCGCAACCTGCTGGTGGACCATGTCCGCCAGGAGCACCGGCGCAAGACCGATTCGGTGCCGCATGAAGCGTTGGCGGACATAGAGGACGAACTGGCCGGGCTGGAGGCTCAGGCGATGGCAGAACAACAGCGGGCGGCGTTGCGCGAGGCCTTGGCCGAGTTGCCGGAGCGCACCCGGGAAATCTTCCGGTTGAATCGGATCGAGGGCATGACCCATGCCGAGGTGGCCAGGCACCTGCAGATTTCCGACAGCTCGGTGCAAAAACATCTTTCCAAGGCCCTGGCCTATGTCATGCAGCGCCTGCAGACTCCGCCCGCTCGCCCCGCCGACGAATGAGTTACGGTAAATCGACGCTTCAGACGTCACTGCTTAATAGATAACGAAAAATCGAGAGTCATACGTGAATAGCCAGGGTCCTCAGGAGCAGATGATCACCGAGGCCGCCGCCGATTGGGCGGTGCGCCTGCACGCGGGTGAGTTGGGCGCGCAGGAACGGGCCGAGCTGGATCGCTGGCTGGCAGAGGACGAGCGTCATCCGCCGGCCTTGCGTTTTGCCGAGCAGACCTGGGCGGCCCTCGGGCAGTTGCAGGCGGACGACGTGCCGCCCGCCAAACCTGGAGTGCGCCGCGCGGAGCCTGCGCGGGCGTCGAGCCATCCCGTTCGGCGACGCAGCCGCTTGCGTGTTGCCGCCCGTGCCGCGGCGCTGGCGCTGCTGGTCGGCACCGGCTGGATCAGCGCTCCGACCCTTTTGTTGCAGATGCAGGCTGACTATCTGACGGCCAGGGGCGAAGTGCGTCGTGTGCAGTTGCCGGATGGCAGTCACGTCGAGCTGGATTCAGCCAGTGCGATCAGTGTCGACTACGACGAAGGGGAACGGCGTATCCGCCTGTTGGCGGGGTCGGCCTGGTTCGATGTGGCACCGATGGCTGGCAGCGAGTCCCGCCCCTTCGTGGTGGAAAGCGCGGGTGGACGCACGCGAGCCCTGGGAACGAAATTCGTCGTCGAGCGCGAAACGTCCGGCCAGGCCTGGGTCGGCGTGATGGAGCACAGTGTCGCGGTCACGCTGCAGTCGCCGCCGTTGAAGGGGCATGCCGAGACGGTCCTGCAAGAGGGACAGAGTGCCCGCTATGACGGACAGGATGGCGTGGTCAGCCTGGGGCGCCAGGACCTGCAGCGTGCCACCAGTTGGCGGCGTGGCGTGCTGGTGTTCGATCGCCAGCCGCTGTCGCAGGTGATCGAGCAGCTCAACCGTTATCGTCCCGGTCGCGTGCTGTTGACCGACTCGACCCTGGCCACGCGGGAGGTCAGTGGCGTGTTCCGTCTGGACATGCTCGATGCCGGCCTGCAGACCCTCACCTCCGGGCTGCACCTGCGGCGCCTCGACCTGCCGGGCCTCAGCCTGATCTATTGAGCGGCCGGCTGGCCTGTGCGAAACCACCGTGCGGGCCAGCCGTTTTCGCTCGGCAAAACATCCTGATACATCCTCCCGAAAAACATTTTCAAAAAAACTTACTGAGTTTCCTTTGCTGGCGCGTCTTGATAGTGAGATTCATTCGCATAAACAAGATCCGACGTAAGGACTACGATGAAAGTTGCTCGCCGTTGCAAGGGGATACAGGCCGGTAGTCGGTTGGCCCTTGCCATTCACCTGGGGCTTTTGGCCATGCTGGCCGGTCAGGATCTCGTCCTGGCGGCCGATGCGCCGAAGCCTGCCCGGCCAGCCGCCGAGCAGCCTGCACTGCTGAACCTGGATATCCCGGCGCAGGCTCTGGGTTCCGCCGTGCTGGCATTCGCCGAGCAGGCCGGCTTGCAGGTGCTGTTTGACAGCGAGCGGCTGCAGGGGCTGCAAAGTACCGCGGTGAAGGGCCAGTACGGTGTTCAGGAAGGCCTGGCACGGCTATTGGGTAATGCGCCGGTGGAGTACCGCTTTACCGGCGAACGGCAGGTGACCCTGACCCGTGTCGCCGAGTCCGCTCGCGGCGCGCTGGCGCTGGCGACCATCACGGTGTCCGGCCAGCAGAAAAACGATTGGGTCTATTCCTCGCCGCGTTCGGTGAGCGTCGTTGGCCGTGAGCAACTCGATCGCAATCCGCCACGGCACGCTGCCGACATGCTG of the Pseudomonas vanderleydeniana genome contains:
- a CDS encoding shikimate dehydrogenase, producing the protein MSQATSITVLAGLIGAGIQASRTPAMHEREGDAQGLRYLYRLIDLDVLQLDVNALPELLQSAERMAFTGLNITFPCKQAIIPLLDELSPEARGIGAVNTVVLKDGKRVGHNTDCLGFAEGFRRGLQGVAVERVVQMGAGGAGAAVAHALLAEGVKRLTIFDVDAERARSLADNLNQHFGADRARAGSDLPTAMATADGLVNTTPMGMAKLPGMPVPLELLRAELWVAEIVYFPLETELLRNARALGCRTLDGGTMAVFQAVKAFELFSGVTPDSQRMLEHFQSL
- the aroQ gene encoding type II 3-dehydroquinate dehydratase — encoded protein: MPPIVLVLNGPNLNLLGTREPATYGHETLADLSALCGRTAAELGLTVEFRQTNHEGELLDWIHAARGRCAGIIINPAAWTHTSVAIRDALVASELPVIEVHLSNVHAREPFRHHSFVSGIAKAVMCGFGSHGYRLALDYFSQTLKGAQP
- a CDS encoding FecR family protein, whose protein sequence is MNSQGPQEQMITEAAADWAVRLHAGELGAQERAELDRWLAEDERHPPALRFAEQTWAALGQLQADDVPPAKPGVRRAEPARASSHPVRRRSRLRVAARAAALALLVGTGWISAPTLLLQMQADYLTARGEVRRVQLPDGSHVELDSASAISVDYDEGERRIRLLAGSAWFDVAPMAGSESRPFVVESAGGRTRALGTKFVVERETSGQAWVGVMEHSVAVTLQSPPLKGHAETVLQEGQSARYDGQDGVVSLGRQDLQRATSWRRGVLVFDRQPLSQVIEQLNRYRPGRVLLTDSTLATREVSGVFRLDMLDAGLQTLTSGLHLRRLDLPGLSLIY
- a CDS encoding RNA polymerase sigma factor; the protein is MSDADLKGLFLKHASTLRSYLSRRVRDPQLAADLVQESFLRLAEQTRKERIDNSPGYLYRTARNLLVDHVRQEHRRKTDSVPHEALADIEDELAGLEAQAMAEQQRAALREALAELPERTREIFRLNRIEGMTHAEVARHLQISDSSVQKHLSKALAYVMQRLQTPPARPADE